In Trichocoleus desertorum NBK24, the following are encoded in one genomic region:
- a CDS encoding oxygenase MpaB family protein: MKRYQNLHQIQQLDPMQDHQEICRLMAGHEFPWDINRALEIALFRTFCVPSISVLLDKTGEFHQRPQKRYDDTALIVAEILKWGYDSDRGQEAIRRMNHMHGRFQISNADFLYVLSTFIYEPVRWIDRFGWRPMSHNERLASFYFWQAVGQQMQIQNIPDTYEAFERYNVEYEQQHFRYAQTNRLVGDSTQNLMLSWFPSWLRPLVRPSVHSFLDERMLEAYGFTAPPAFLRQAIAYSLRLRSRVLRWLPPRKQPKFYTDAHHRSYPKGYQLTQLGPPQMLEFLNHDTKPE; encoded by the coding sequence ATGAAACGTTACCAAAATCTGCATCAAATTCAGCAGTTAGATCCCATGCAGGATCATCAGGAGATTTGCCGCTTGATGGCAGGCCACGAATTTCCTTGGGATATTAATCGGGCTTTAGAAATTGCACTGTTTCGGACATTTTGTGTGCCGAGTATTTCAGTGCTACTTGATAAAACCGGAGAGTTTCATCAGCGCCCGCAAAAACGTTACGACGATACAGCCTTGATTGTGGCTGAGATTTTGAAGTGGGGATATGACAGCGATCGCGGTCAAGAAGCGATTCGACGGATGAACCACATGCATGGGCGTTTTCAGATCAGCAACGCCGATTTTTTGTATGTGCTTTCTACATTTATCTATGAGCCTGTCCGTTGGATCGATCGCTTTGGCTGGCGACCGATGTCCCACAACGAACGCTTGGCTTCTTTCTATTTCTGGCAAGCAGTGGGTCAGCAAATGCAGATTCAAAACATTCCTGACACCTACGAAGCATTTGAGCGCTACAACGTTGAATATGAGCAACAGCACTTCCGCTATGCCCAAACGAATCGCTTGGTGGGTGACTCCACGCAAAACTTGATGCTGAGTTGGTTTCCAAGCTGGTTGCGCCCTCTAGTGAGACCGAGTGTCCACAGTTTCTTAGATGAGCGAATGCTAGAAGCTTATGGATTTACCGCTCCACCCGCTTTCCTGCGACAAGCGATCGCCTACAGCTTGAGATTGAGAAGCCGAGTTCTCCGCTGGCTGCCACCCCGGAAGCAGCCAAAGTTCTACACTGACGCTCACCATCGCAGCTATCCCAAGGGTTACCAGCTCACGCAGCTTGGCCCGCCGCAGATGCTAGAGTTCCTCAATCACGATACGAAGCCTGAATAG